TCAGGCCGGGCATCCCTTCCCCGCCATTGAGAGTCCTGGAATTCCAAAGAAGTGAAGCATCTTAGGGTGTGGGGCCAGGGGCAGATGTCAGGGTTCAGGGTCTCAGCAGGAGGCGTGTTCCTGGCCACTTAAGCCACAGGAAGGGGACCAGGCGCCGGGTGAAGGTGGCAGTGAAGGTGTAGATGAGTTCCTGTGACTCTGCATTGGTGAAAGTCACAGTGCCCCCTTCATAATCCAGGGCGATGCCCACTCTCCGGGGCCGCAGTGCTGGGAAAAGCTCAGCCTCGGGGCTGGTGTTGGCCCAGATGCCAGAAGAAGAGAGGCGCAGTGCCCACACGCCATCCTCTGGCCGCAGGGAGAGGTCTCCCTTCCTCTTCATAGAGTCTCTGGCTACCCCCACCATGCAGCTTTCCAGaacttcctccccttcctcctcctcttcttcctcttcatcaCCCAATGATTCCTCATCTTCATCGGTTTCCCAGTCGTCATATCCATCCCCATAGCCggcctcctcttcttcttcctcctcttctccttcttcctcctcatccccctCTTCTTCATCCTCAGACCAGCCCTCCCTCTCCACTTCCACTTCCCAGTAGACCTTGCCCCAGGTGAAGCCCTTGCTGCCCAGCACCCCAGGCTCACAGTCAAACTGCTGGGGGTGCAGGTAGGCACTCTTGTACAAGCTGGTGTAGGTCACGCACTTCCAGTCCTCTGACAGCTGCAGGTACCCACTGGCCGACTGTGGGTCCAGGGTGACACTCACTGTGGggacaaggggaaaaaaaaaaacaaacaacatcacgttttgttttgttttttaagttagagggaataaaatttattttggcagACAgtgttaaacaaaattaaagttgCATATATTAGTAACATAACTTAACATCCTTAATTTGGTGTAAGTGTGACACATTTTCTGGCTTTGTATTCTGCTAAATCACCATAACTAAACTGCTTTATAAACATGATATACTGAAATTTAACTTTACTGTTTTCGCTTACGCTCTGATTCCAAACAAAACTTCGTAAGCTTCCTCTATCTCTGGATCTCTGGGTCCAACTCATCATCAATATCATCCAAGTGTGGATCACCAGCCCCTGATAAATCTGTTCTACTTTCTTCATAATCTAGAAAAAAAGTCCTCTTTTTCAAGTAACTCTTGATATGCCTCTTGGGAATCTGGATCAGCTGCAGTGAAATGAACACTATGAGATGTATAAAATGCTGGTTCATTCACATAGCAATTGGGATCTTTTTTGGGTGTTGCATTTCTGTATGATGAAGTTGCATGGACTCTACCCCAGTTACTGCACTGGAGCTCTACAAGCTTCAAGAGCATCTGCTTCATGTCTCTGCCACAGTTTGCATCTATTAACAACATTTTCAGTTTCCTAAATAATTTCTTCCATATCAGtcccttctttttcctcccaAGCATCTTCCAAAACTGACCCTGTCAACTTCAGCAATTTTATTCCACAAATAAAGCTGTCATCCATGGGATTAGAAAAGAGGGCATTCAGGCATTCAGCAACTCCCAAAGACCAACCTGAAGAATATCTGCCCTTGTAACCTGTCCATTTTTTCCTCTGATCTCCAGGTTACGATAAAGCTCTCCCAAAAAAGGTACAAATGCATGAAATAGTTTTGGAGTAACTTCATCTCCTTTTGCAGCTTGATCTATAATGTCATATTCAGTCCAACATCCTTAAGTAGAAATTTGCAGAAGGTGCTACTCTATGTGCTGTCAGATGATGGGCCAGGTGAGTACACAGGCGAACTCCCATGTAAGAGAAATTTGgggccgtgcacagtggctcacgcctataatcctagcactttgggaggccaaggcaggtggatcacaaggtcaggagatcgagaccatcctggctaacacggtgaaaccccatctctactaaaaatacaaaaattagccaagcatggtggcgggcgcctgtagtcccagctacttgggaggctgaggcaggagaatggtgtgaacctgggaggcagagcttgcagtgagtcgagatcacgccactgcactccagcctgggtgacagagcaagactccatctcaaaaaaaaaaagaaaaaaaagaaatttgggacAGATGTGTCCTCTGAGTTCCACAAGTTCTTGCAAAGCATCATCTGTTGTAACACAAGCATTCAGGGTCTCTGCAAACTGTTCAGTTTCAGTTTCAAAACCACCAGGCTGCTCTGTAAGATGGTTCACGAAACCCTGAACATGTACTGACAGAGTGGGATGATCCTCACCATCATCCTCATAGGATTCTCTATAATTAGAATGACCTGATGGGTAGAATTTGACGGTATTCACAGACAGCTTAGACATTAATAAAGAAGCTACAACCACCCAAGGTTTAACCACTGCTAACTCAGTTCTGCTGTGGGATTTTATCCTGTGAACTAGATGGAGCTCTCAGGGCCTCGTTTGCTCCCAGAGAGTTCGACATCCTCAGTGGTTCTCAGGAAAGCAAGTGTGAAAGTGGGCCAGGAGGAGACCACCAGTCTTCACAATCCAAGGGGCACCACTCACATCTTGGTCTATGCGGATGGTGCTCCTTGGTGGTTGGTATGCAGTGTACAAACTAACTGCAGGGCTGAGAGGAAGCACAGTAGTGGGGCCTCTGGTGGATATGGCCTCTGCCCTTAGGTTGCCCCTGCTGTTTGCTCTGAACATAGGAGCTATGCagacaggaagatgagagaaagcTCGGCCACAGGAAAAGGACTGGTGGTGGGACCTGTGAGGATAgggaaaggaaaagcaaacacaGGGCAGAGACGGGTCAGACTAGCAAGCAGAGGCCTCACTAAAGAGTAGGCTGATTAGAAAGTGCAAGGAGGGAGGGGGGCTTCTACCCTGCAGCTGGGAAATTCTTCCTGTTGCAAAAGGGGCTACCTGGGGAAAAAGGGGGCACTCAGAATCTCTGCAGGCAGAGTTTTCTATATTTGATGTACATCTGGGAACCACCCTCTCGACACTCACCTGTCTTATATTCCAAGTCTCTCAGCAGCTTCCCTGGGGAGAAAAGAGGACAGCAATGACTCGAGTCCCGCAAATGCATGAGCCCATTTCTTGCTTGGGCGGTATCAATTTCCTGATAGGGATCCATTTCTAAGGCAGGAGGCCCTCAGAAGAGTGAGACTTGACAAGGTGATGGAAAGGAGCTGGCTGCCCTCTTTCTACGAGGTAGCCCTGCTCTGACTCCCACCTTTTGTGCGCTCCCCAACCCTTACCCTGGAATTCCCTCAGGCCTCGCTGCAGAGAGAGGAGTTTATCTGAGAATTCTCCGGTCTTTTTTTTAACCACTCGAGCGATGGGTTTCCCAACCCAGAACTTCTTCCGTGGATACCTGAGAAGATGAGAGACGTAACAACCTGTTACTCAGCTCTTCTTACTTTCCTTCATATTTATCTCTCAATCCTCATGGCAATTACGAAGCGGAGAGGAAAGGTATGATTGTCCCCATACAAGTGACAGAAAAACAGTGGCCCAAAGACACCAGCTGAGCCAGGGCTTCAGACCATCAGTAGACTCCACATCCAGGGCGCTCTGTCTCCTAAGCCATGTTTCTAACCTCTCTTCTCTGTCCCACCTCAAATAAGGCCAGTGAGCCAAGGAGCTGGGGTTACACAGGGAACTCATAAGGAGGAGAGCAAGTCTCCAGTTCTCAAGGATGTGTCCTGCTCCTCAGAAGGGCATCAGGATGAACCATGGGATGTGAGTACCTCTGGCACCAC
Above is a genomic segment from Piliocolobus tephrosceles isolate RC106 chromosome 5, ASM277652v3, whole genome shotgun sequence containing:
- the TRIM26 gene encoding tripartite motif-containing protein 26, whose amino-acid sequence is MATSAPLRSLEEEVTCSICLDYLRDPVTIDCGHVFCRSCTTDVRPISGSRPVCPLCKKPFKKENIRPVWQLASLVENIERLKVDKGRQPGEVTREQQDAKLCERHREKLHYYCEDDGKLLCVMCRESREHRPHTAVLMEKAAQPHREKILNHLSTLRRDRDKIQGFQAKGEADILAALKKLQDQRQYIVAEFEQGHQFLREREEHLLEQLAKLEQELTEGREKFKSRGVGELARLALVISELEGKAQQPAAELMQDTRDFLNRYPRKKFWVGKPIARVVKKKTGEFSDKLLSLQRGLREFQGKLLRDLEYKTVSVTLDPQSASGYLQLSEDWKCVTYTSLYKSAYLHPQQFDCEPGVLGSKGFTWGKVYWEVEVEREGWSEDEEEGDEEEEGEEEEEEEEAGYGDGYDDWETDEDEESLGDEEEEEEEEGEEVLESCMVGVARDSMKRKGDLSLRPEDGVWALRLSSSGIWANTSPEAELFPALRPRRVGIALDYEGGTVTFTNAESQELIYTFTATFTRRLVPFLWLKWPGTRLLLRP